In one Desulfuromonas sp. genomic region, the following are encoded:
- the pal gene encoding peptidoglycan-associated lipoprotein, translating to MKKINVMRFVLIVALASLLATGCAMTPAQQEQDTTTSSQQTQSTDTNTGAVTEEKVVEEVTYTVSDLTRVHFDFDSYVLKPKARRTLAQNAEVLKALSGLKVRIEGHCDERGSDEYNLALGERRAQAAMNYMATLGVPASRMSTISYGEEKPLDPGHDEEAWAKNRRAEFVAN from the coding sequence ATGAAAAAGATTAATGTTATGCGTTTTGTTTTGATTGTTGCACTGGCCTCCCTTCTGGCAACCGGTTGTGCCATGACCCCGGCCCAGCAGGAGCAGGACACCACGACTTCAAGCCAGCAGACCCAGAGTACCGACACGAATACCGGAGCAGTTACTGAGGAGAAGGTGGTTGAAGAGGTCACCTACACCGTTTCTGATCTGACCCGGGTGCATTTCGACTTTGATTCGTATGTGCTCAAGCCGAAGGCCCGGCGCACACTTGCACAGAATGCCGAGGTCCTGAAAGCTCTTTCCGGCCTCAAGGTCCGGATCGAGGGACACTGTGATGAGCGTGGTTCCGATGAGTACAACCTGGCTCTCGGCGAGCGTCGTGCCCAGGCCGCGATGAACTATATGGCAACACTTGGAGTTCCGGCTTCGCGGATGTCGACTATTTCCTACGGTGAGGAAAAGCCGCTTGACCCGGGTCATGATGAAGAGGCATGGGCCAAGAACCGGCGCGCTGAATTTGTTGCCAATTAA